GTCACAGGCAAGCGCGGCACGACCTGCCCCTCATCTCTTCGGCCTACGCGGGTCTCGCGCTACAGGGTCGGCAAGTGGGGGCGAATCTATGTCGCGGACACCGCGACTCCCGAGCAGGTCGACGCCGTCGCCTCTGTGATTCCGTTGGCGGTGCCGTTCTTGGGCATGGGTCCGATCGAAACGGTCGAGGTCATGCCGATCGCGGTCGAGCGGACGGAGACGATGTTGAAGTTCGCCGCGCCCGAGAGCACTGTCGAGCTCGAGATCGTCATGGGCGAAAACGGTGAGCCGATCAAGATCGCGAACCTGCCGGTGAAGGGGCTGCCTTTCCCGGAGTTCCACGACCACACGCAGTACAAATCGGTGATCTCGAAGCACAACTCGGAGGCACACCAGTTCGAGTGGAGCGGTCGAAACGGATTCGCCTCGAAGGTGGATCGGGCCGGAGACCTCCCGGGCGGAGACTCCTGATCTCGAGCTCGGACCCCCGCATCGAGCAGTGCTGGCCGGCCCACGTAGGCTGGGGTAGTCCTAGGTGTGCCCGGAACTGATCTCTTCTGCTGTTTGGCTCTTCTCATTACCTATCCCCTCTTTGCTCCGCGGGCAAGCGGGAGGTTCAGGCGGCGCGAGTTTCGGGAGGCTCTCGCCTCAGAAGCATGATGAAGACCAGGGCATGAGTCACCAGCAGGGCGGGCACGATGACCATGGGGATGAAGAACGTCGCACCCGGCACGAGCGAGCAGGACTCCCGTCTTCGAGTTCGGAGGACGCACTACGACCCAAGGTATTGAGGCTCGGAGAGTCAGGCTAGTTCATCTGCGCCACCAGCTCCTTGAACCGCGGCAGTTCGCGCAGCGGACCGAGATCGCTGTCGTGCTCGACCCACTCTTTCAGGCCGAAGCCGACCGCTTTGGGGGATCAGGCTGTCAAGCCGGTCGCCCTCGACGAGTTCCATGATGAGAAACGGGAGCCCGTCCTCCTCCTCGATGCCGTACAGGGTGACGATGTTTGGGTGGTTGAGGGCAGCCACGGCCTGCGCCTCGCGGCGGAAGCGCCCCAGCCTCTCCGGATCGCCGGCCCTCTCCGCCGTCAGGAGCTTCACGGCGACACGGCGCCCGAGCCGCGTGTCCTCAGCCAGGAAGACCTCGCCCATGCCTCCTTCGCCGAGCTTCTCGAGAATCCGGTAGTGCGCGAGAGTCTTTCTTTCCACTGTCGGCAATTCTAGTTCGCACCCAGTCAGTACGGCACGCCGAGGAGAGCAGCCCGCTCCCGTTGCTCTCCGGGCTGTGACGATCAGCTCCGCCTGGGACAACGAGTGAAATCGAAGGACGTGTCCTGCACGATCGGGGCGAAGACGGCGTTCTGGGCCAGGGTGAGATAGAGGCCGGTCACGCCGCCATTCTGTCTGCGATGCCTGCGTGCGTGTTCTTCTGACCAGAAGAGAACCGACTTGCGTCAGAAATCATCGATGATGTTGGACGCCTTGAGCCTGGTGAGGTCGACCATCGGCACGAAGAAGACCGGATCGCTCGCGGGGTCGTCGAGCGTGAAGCTCGAGTCGTGCCGCATCGTGAAGTGGATCGGCCTCCGGCAACACGCGCACTCCGATTCGACATCGAAAGATAGAGGCTCGTCTCTGAGTTTCCCTTGCACGAAGGGAGTCGCTACCGCGTCGACTCCTCAGGCGGCCCAGAGTCGCTCGCCACTGGAAAAGGCCACCTTGTGGGGCGTGGGCTCGACGGTGACCGGGTAGGCCCAGACCACCTCTCGCCCACCGGGTCGGAAGATGAAGATGAGACGCCGCTCCAGCTCGTCGAGGATCTCGATGACTCGCGACTCCTCCAACGCCAGCCCGTCGGCGATGTACTCCGGCGGCATGGGTGCGGCCAGGCGGGGCAGCTCGCGCACCACGAAGTGGTGCACGCTGCGATGCTCTTCGTCCAACCCGCCCAGGACGCGCTTGGATTTCTGCGCATCGCGTTGCAGCCCACGGGTGAAGACGAACCACGGGATGGGCACCATGTATCGCTTGAAGCCCAGCAGTACCTTGCTCATCTGGAAGCCTCCTAGTAGTTCCTCTTAATTTTATCAGGACACCCTGTAGGTTCTCCCTGCGCGGGGGCGGTTGGTAACCTGGGGACTGTCTGGTCTGCCGTGATTGCCACGCGCATCGGGGTCCTGCATCGCTCGAGGAGCACGACCGGGTCGGCAAGGTCGCTCCCTATACCCGTCGAGTGCGACAGCTAGCAACGCTCCGTATGCTCGGACGGCCGGTCTCTGCGCCGGTCCAACCTTCGATGCGCTAGACTCGGGTTTTTTAGTGTGCAGGAAGGGATCCGGGCGAGACCGCCCCGGCGCTCGCCCTGGAGGGTGACGCTCATGATCGACGGCAGGATTGCCAAGTACGAGATCCTTGAGGCTCTCGGAAAAGGTTCGCTCCTTGCTCGTATAGGCTTCTTCATATCCCGGCGCAAGCTGGGAAGGGTGGTGCGACCGGTTCGCGTCCACGCGCTGAACCCGCCGCTGCTGCACGGACTCTACGACGAACGCCAGATCGTCGAGCTGACCTCGACCCTTGCGTGGGAGAACTGCCGGACTCGCTTCGCCCACGCGCTCGACTTCGAGGCGGAGGGCTTCTCTGAAGGCGCCTACTGTCCTCTGCGGGAGGTGGAGCCCTGCTCCCTGGGGTGCCAGGGGAATACTGAGCCGCTCGACCTCGGGCCGGCGGAGAACAGGCCGCCCGACTTACTCTCCGACCGCGGGGGGGCGGGCCGTTACGCCGGACCTACCCCCTCGGGTGTCGCTGCGGTTTCTCTGCACCAACATGCTGGCGGCTGCCCGAGAGGAACTAGCTTGGTGGAGGATGGGCAACGCGACGTTTGCCGTTGCCCGAATGGCGCACCCAGGGCGCACCGCGGGCGATCCCGGCGGCGCGTCCGGATCGGCCGGGCGCTGGGGCGTCGCACGGGGGCTCTTCTTCTGTTGCTCGGGGGGTTCCTTGCGCCGGCCGGCGTCGTGGCCCAGGACGCGATAGTCCCCCTCCAGTTCAGCTTCTCCGACCCCGGCGCCCGTAGCATGGGTTTCGGTGGCGCCTTCGTCGCCCTGGCCGACGACGCCACCGCCGCGTTCGCCAATCCGGCCGGGTTGGTCCAGCTGGTGAAGCCGGAGGTCTCGATCGAAGGGCGCAGCTGGAGCTACTCGACACCGTTCACCGAAAGGGGCCGGGTGGAAAACCTCCCTAGCGGTTTCGGGATCGACACCATGGTGGGTCTCCGGACGGCGAGGTCAGAAGACAGCCTCACCGGCCTCTCTTTCCTCTCGTTGGCGTATCCGAAGGGGAGGTGGTCGCTCGCGGTCTTCCGCCATCAGCTGGCGAACTTCGAGTTCTCCGGCGAGACTCAGGGGCTGTTCGGGGGTGGAACGGATCGGTTCCAGGAGCGGTTCTTCGACCAGCGGATGTCGGCTGATCTGGACTTTGTGAGCTACGGTGTCTCCGGTGCCTATCGCATCAACGAGCGTTTCAACATCGGATTCGGGGTCACCTACCATGACTCCTCCCTGGTCTCGCAGGCGACCATGTACCTCCCGGATGAATACCCGGAGAACCCGCTCGGGCCGACCTCCTACCTTCCGGAGAGAGCACTCCTCACCCAGACCATCTTCGGGGACGGCACCGATTGGGCCCTGATCGGGGGTTTTCTCTGGAGACTCTCGGACAGCTGGAGGATCGGGGGCGTCTACCGGCAGGGGCCCGAGGCCGGAATCGCGGTCGAGCTCGCGGCGGGCCAGGCGTTCGATCCCGCAGTGCCGCCCGGAGAGGTGCTCGCCCGAATCGACGGGCTCTCGGTCGAGTTCCCGCCGGCCCTCGGTCTCGGCTTCGCGTATCGGGCCCCGGATGGCGGCCTCACGGTGAGCTTCCAATGGGATCACATCGAATACTCGACCATCGTGGAGAGCCTCGAACTCGAGGACCAAGCCCTAGCAGACGCGGACGAGCTACATCTGGGCGGCGAGTACGTATTCCTCGGCTCGACACCGATCGTCGCCGTGAGGGTCGGGGCGTGGCTGGATCCCGATCACCAGCTCGAAGACACGAGCGATGACCTCTTCATCCGCGCGCTGGAACGAGGCGGAGAGGACCAGACGCACTATGCACTGGGTCTCGGCGTGGCCCTCGCGAGCTTCCAGATCGATCTCGGGGTCGACTTCGCCGATACCGTGGATACCGTCTCGTTATCGGCCATCTACAGCTTCTAGGTAGGACTATCGGCCGGTGTCAGGAGGTGCGAGGAGTCCAGGAAGTTGTGCCCGTCGCACGCACCTTCACACGGACCTACCGGTGCAACGAGATGTTCGGCAGCGGTCCCAAACGCAACCTCCTTGCTATTCGAGAATACTCTGGATCTGGTCTTTCCACGGGCCACGCAGCCCGATGAGAATGAGGACATCCACCAGCAGCGCCCAGAACCTCGGACCCGGTGCGACTGCGCTCCACCATGGCAGAATCGCCAGAATAGATATCAGCGATCCAGCTACAGCCACTGCACCCCACCATTGCTGGCGGAGCAACATACCTGCGGCTGCACCAATAAAGCTGGCCAACGCTGCAACCCAAAGGATGCCGAACGCGCGGCCGAGGACCGTCTGAATCTTGGCGTCGCCTCCAAAGACCCAGGGGCTGTCACGGAAGCCCATTGGGAGGTCCGTCCACGCTGCAAGAAACCCGATTGCGTGGCCCGCACCATGTCCCAAGAGCGCCAAGGCAACGACGTATTTCATCATGGTCCTCGAGTTTCCACATTCGCTGACGAAGCTGTCAAGGCAGAAGCAAAGGGATCACGCCAGCGCGATGTGTAGGTCTGTTGACAAATACTCCTCCGTAGAGCGGGTATCAAGAAACTGGAGGACCTCGCGGCCCTCCTCGAGGCAATCCGTCGGGTCGCTAAAGAGGTGGGATGATTGTGAACAATTATTCCTCGCGAGGACTATCCTCGCTGACCATTCCAACTCGAAACTACAGAAACGACAGCAGAATGAAGAATTTCCAACTCGTTCGAGCGATCGTCGTCACAGTAGCCCTGTTCGCCATGGACGCCTCGAGCTTCGCACAGAGCTCGGCAGACACGGCAGGGGGTAGCCCGAACCGACTCTCAGTCCCTACGTTCAGCCGCGGCGGCGATAGAATACTCATCGACCGCCGACTACCTCCAAAGGAGGCTCCCATGGTCGACTTTGCACACGAACCCCTCGCCAGCTTCGGCGAGGACGACACCGAGTACGAACTGCTGACCGACGAGTACGTCGGCGTAGAGGAGTTCCACGGCGACGAAGTCCTGGTGGTGCAGCCCGAAGGCCTGACCCTCCTGGCCGAAAAGGCGATGCATGACGGATCGTTCTTCCTGCGCGAGTCGCACAACGCCAGCGTGGCCGCCATCTTGAGCGATCCCGAGGCGTCTGAGAACGACAAATACGTAGCCCGGACCATGCTCCAGAACGCGGTGGTCTCGGCCGAGGAGCAGCTTCCCCTGTGCCAGGACACCGGCACTGCGACCATCTTGGCGAAGAAGGGTGCCCAGGTGTTCACCGGCGGCGGCGACGAGGAGGCCTTGACGCGTGGCGTCTTCAACACCTACGCCAGCGACTACCTGCGCTACTCCCAGACGGCGCCGCTGACTCTGTACGACGAGAAGAACACCGGCTCGAACCTGCCGGCGCAGATCGACCTGTACGCCGCCGACGGTGACGAGTACAGGTTCCTCTTCATCGCCAAAGGCGGCGGCTCGGCCAACAAGACCAGCCTCTACCAGCAGACCAAGGCCTTGCTGAACCCCGACACCTTGCTGCCGTTTCTGGTCGAGAAGATGAAGAGCCTGGGCACGGCCGCCTGCCCGCCGTACCAC
This genomic interval from bacterium contains the following:
- a CDS encoding protein kinase; amino-acid sequence: MERKTLAHYRILEKLGEGGMGEVFLAEDTRLGRRVAVKLLTAERAGDPERLGRFRREAQAVAALNHPNIVTLYGIEEEDGLPFLIMELVEGDRLDSLIPQSGRLRPERVGRARQRSRSAARTAAVQGAGGADELA